A stretch of the Sulfurimonas sp. HSL-1656 genome encodes the following:
- a CDS encoding helix-turn-helix transcriptional regulator — protein MSELQALIKEQLENEEFKREWDRLEPRYQVIRQLLKLRIKYDLTQKQFAEKVGTTQAVISRIENGNVNIGIDFLERVAKAFGKKVEVKLI, from the coding sequence ATGAGTGAACTCCAGGCATTGATCAAAGAGCAGTTGGAAAATGAAGAGTTTAAACGTGAATGGGACCGGCTTGAACCTCGTTATCAAGTCATTAGACAACTGCTGAAACTCCGCATCAAGTATGACCTGACGCAGAAGCAGTTTGCGGAAAAGGTCGGAACGACACAGGCGGTCATCTCCCGCATTGAAAACGGCAATGTTAACATCGGGATTGATTTTCTTGAACGTGTGGCCAAGGCGTTTGGGAAAAAAGTCGAAGTGAAGCTGATATGA
- a CDS encoding N-6 DNA methylase yields the protein MNQENFFQSRHFLSIQERLLGLSQYESTAYIFLMQVWKKFSNDGIIKNEALKYEYFFNQEIDSKKLKQIITLLAKEFNVFQLFLEQITQLDKLDVKALGHIYFALHFDNLKNVNDAFFHYGSGKEKPVSHQVVELGVKLLGNSTESIYAPFANDFTIADYTDKKIYVEGEAKSNSLVCELIKIIDEKDIVYNVSNPLVAPTYREEKASHLLKQFDTVIAFPPFNQKTKMDLSDDSYNRFKIQRGTNLNIAHFEHILAQTKKKAVVLMPVGFTYRAGADEEFRKYLIEQNWLEGIIQLPTNIDTGSSIETTYIVINKQKDDKNVLFVSLKDDQFIERNGRKVEFKDIDSIIRLYEERKSLESVTALVANDTIASQSYSCVVDRYIISEEAISLQTQLSGYKLVELQSIADVRRSQLFQDEDEENGLDVIEIGPSDVARAGMTVPTGKTKRLYKQLNKLETYALQSHDIVLSTKGTIGKVGIVLCNYTHVIASQAMQVIRLKNDKHFNAIELYMYLKSDLAQSMLKQLVAGVAMPQISTTDIKKLKVPLLSKEELIQLNEKFHEEIDYYKKIEEIEHKIKKIHSDFLGKK from the coding sequence TTGAATCAAGAAAATTTTTTTCAATCTCGTCATTTTTTATCTATTCAAGAAAGACTTTTAGGACTAAGCCAGTATGAAAGTACTGCATATATATTTTTGATGCAAGTTTGGAAAAAATTTTCTAACGATGGGATTATTAAAAATGAAGCACTCAAATATGAGTATTTTTTCAATCAAGAAATAGATAGCAAGAAGTTGAAGCAGATTATTACATTATTAGCAAAAGAGTTCAATGTATTTCAATTGTTTCTTGAACAAATTACTCAATTAGACAAATTGGATGTAAAAGCATTAGGTCACATATACTTTGCCTTACATTTTGATAATTTAAAAAACGTGAATGATGCCTTTTTCCATTACGGAAGTGGAAAAGAAAAGCCTGTTTCCCATCAAGTGGTGGAACTTGGAGTTAAATTGCTGGGAAATTCTACTGAAAGCATCTATGCTCCATTTGCAAATGACTTCACAATAGCTGACTATACAGACAAAAAAATCTATGTAGAAGGTGAGGCAAAAAGCAATTCTTTAGTCTGTGAACTGATCAAGATAATTGATGAAAAAGATATTGTCTACAACGTATCAAATCCATTGGTAGCACCCACTTATCGTGAGGAAAAAGCATCACATCTTTTGAAGCAATTTGATACGGTTATTGCGTTCCCTCCATTCAACCAAAAGACAAAAATGGACCTATCCGATGACTCATATAACCGTTTTAAAATCCAAAGAGGAACCAATCTAAATATTGCACATTTTGAGCACATCTTGGCACAGACGAAAAAGAAAGCCGTTGTATTAATGCCGGTCGGCTTTACTTATAGAGCAGGAGCTGATGAGGAATTTAGAAAATATTTAATTGAACAGAACTGGTTAGAAGGGATAATCCAGTTGCCAACGAATATTGATACAGGTTCGTCAATCGAAACGACATATATTGTAATTAACAAACAGAAAGATGATAAGAATGTTCTCTTTGTATCGCTTAAAGATGATCAATTTATCGAACGAAACGGTCGAAAAGTGGAATTCAAAGATATCGATTCCATCATTAGATTATATGAAGAAAGAAAATCCTTAGAAAGTGTTACTGCTTTAGTAGCAAATGACACTATTGCAAGTCAAAGCTATTCATGTGTTGTGGATCGATATATTATTTCTGAAGAAGCTATATCATTACAAACACAGTTAAGTGGATATAAACTGGTTGAACTTCAAAGCATCGCAGACGTAAGAAGATCTCAGCTCTTTCAAGATGAAGATGAAGAAAATGGTCTTGATGTAATAGAAATCGGACCTTCAGACGTTGCACGAGCTGGGATGACAGTACCTACAGGAAAAACCAAGCGTTTATACAAGCAACTGAACAAGTTAGAAACTTATGCCCTACAATCACATGATATTGTTTTAAGTACAAAAGGGACTATTGGAAAAGTTGGTATTGTGTTATGCAATTACACTCATGTTATTGCCTCACAAGCAATGCAAGTGATTCGATTAAAGAATGATAAACATTTTAACGCGATTGAGTTGTATATGTATTTAAAATCAGATCTCGCCCAATCCATGTTAAAACAGCTAGTTGCAGGTGTTGCCATGCCTCAAATCTCAACTACGGATATCAAAAAACTAAAAGTACCCTTGTTGTCTAAAGAGGAATTGATCCAATTAAATGAAAAGTTTCATGAGGAAATTGATTACTATAAAAAAATTGAAGAGATTGAACATAAAATTAAAAAGATACATAGTGATTTTTTAGGAAAAAAATAA
- the radC gene encoding DNA repair protein RadC, whose product MKKLQELYKSDKPREKLLAKGPSALKAYELMAVLLGSGVPGKDVLKLSKEIVGIFDASFETLTLEDLTSVHGMGEAKAAQILAAVELSRRYLIKQHVKITSAADVYELLREYGSKKQEYFIALALDGASHLIEKRVVSIGTLNQSLVHPREVFADAVADRAAGIIVAHNHPGGQLASSREDVAVTRRLKEAGTLLGIELLDHVILTKEGFLSLREEGML is encoded by the coding sequence ATGAAAAAGCTCCAGGAACTCTACAAAAGTGATAAGCCCCGCGAAAAACTGCTGGCAAAAGGTCCCTCTGCCCTTAAGGCGTATGAGCTGATGGCGGTGCTGCTCGGCAGCGGTGTGCCGGGAAAGGATGTGCTGAAGCTCTCCAAAGAGATCGTAGGCATCTTTGACGCCTCATTCGAGACGCTGACGCTCGAAGATCTTACTTCCGTCCACGGCATGGGCGAGGCAAAAGCTGCGCAGATCCTCGCCGCCGTCGAGCTCTCCCGGCGCTATCTCATCAAGCAGCATGTCAAAATAACGTCAGCCGCGGATGTCTACGAACTGCTGCGCGAATACGGTTCCAAAAAGCAGGAGTATTTCATTGCCCTGGCCCTGGACGGGGCTTCGCACCTTATCGAGAAGCGCGTCGTCTCCATCGGGACCCTCAACCAGTCCCTCGTGCACCCCCGCGAGGTCTTCGCGGACGCCGTTGCGGACCGCGCGGCAGGCATCATCGTTGCCCACAACCACCCCGGTGGCCAGCTCGCCTCGAGCCGGGAGGACGTCGCGGTTACCCGGCGCCTCAAGGAGGCGGGGACATTGTTGGGGATAGAGCTGCTGGATCATGTTATTTTGACCAAAGAGGGGTTTCTGAGTCTGCGGGAAGAAGGGATGTTGTGA
- a CDS encoding type I restriction endonuclease, whose translation MKFNEDSRVKIPTILHLTRLGYQYLSLKDATWDMDTNIFADIFRDSIKRINQDIDENDLDRLLEDVKLALDNEDLGKAFYEMLTARSGTKLIDFANFKNNTFHVVTELTYQNNDEEFRPDIILLINGMPLVFIEVKKPNNKEGVLAERKRIATRFQNKKFRKFVNLTQLMIFSNNMEYDDESCEPIEGAFYATPSYENPTFNYFREEELFNLSLILKKEDDEVEDYVLRDNNLSVIKHNPEFKTNKDPNRPTNRICTSLLSKDRLAFVLQYAIAYVNESRGMEKHIMRYPQLFATKAIEKKLDEGIKKGIIWHTQGSGKTALTYYNVKHLTDYFQKRSIIPKFYFIVDRLDLLTQAHREFASRGLIVHTISSKEDFAKDIKSTSAIHNQSGRAEITVVNIQKFEDDPNVITSKDYDVSMQRIYFLDEVHRSYNPKGSFLANLNDSDPDAIKIGLTGTPLLGNDYNSKTLFGKYIHKYYYNASIADGYTLRLIREEIATDYKLKLKQALEDIEVLKGDINKRDLFAHTRFVEPMLEYIVNDFEKSRMMFDDPTIGGMVVCESSEQAKKMFELFEEKYSEAQYNVANNEEYGVDLAAEGFEWDTNMSLQRRSVKSAALILHDIGTKQERKEKVEAFKEGKIDFLFVYNMLLTGFDAKRLKKLYLGRVIRQHNLLQALTRVNRTYKDFKYGYVVDFADISKEFDATNKAYFEELQSELGDEMEHYSNLFKSKEEIEEEIEDIKDVLFHFETANAELFSQQINQIDDIKQMQEIVKSLGNAKDLYNLIRLFGHTELLEKIDFHKLNLLYREAKNHLELLHLKKRVEEGTDTSNLLNEALEDVIFIFKKVSEEELVLADKLKNTLRQTREALASNFDQKDPEFISLKEELERLFKQKKLSEVSQDEMNENIHSLQKIHEKIKELNRQNDLLNAKYQNDKKYTRMHKRLLERGDITPKERLIFEALQGVKSQADEKVLRNHSILDNESYFSKTILPIVIEQFKANKIEIKPDTAKYINTLAINEYLNEYNGVVNW comes from the coding sequence ATGAAATTCAACGAAGATTCGAGAGTAAAAATACCTACGATTCTGCATCTGACCCGTCTTGGCTATCAGTATCTCTCACTGAAAGATGCTACTTGGGATATGGACACAAATATATTTGCGGACATCTTCAGAGATAGCATTAAACGAATCAATCAGGACATTGATGAAAATGACCTAGACAGGTTACTGGAAGACGTCAAACTTGCTTTGGATAATGAGGATCTTGGCAAGGCATTTTATGAGATGTTGACAGCGCGATCCGGTACGAAACTGATTGACTTCGCAAACTTCAAAAACAACACTTTTCATGTCGTTACGGAATTGACTTATCAGAACAATGATGAAGAGTTCAGGCCCGACATCATCCTTCTCATTAACGGCATGCCTTTGGTCTTTATTGAAGTGAAAAAGCCAAATAACAAAGAAGGAGTATTAGCTGAAAGGAAGCGAATCGCCACTCGTTTCCAAAACAAGAAATTCAGAAAATTTGTCAATCTCACTCAGCTGATGATCTTTTCCAATAACATGGAATATGATGATGAATCTTGCGAACCAATTGAAGGCGCTTTTTATGCCACACCTTCATATGAAAATCCGACTTTCAATTACTTCAGAGAAGAAGAGCTATTCAATCTTTCGTTGATCTTGAAAAAAGAGGATGATGAGGTAGAAGATTATGTTCTACGTGACAATAATCTCAGCGTTATCAAACACAATCCTGAGTTTAAAACCAATAAAGATCCGAATAGACCGACAAACCGTATCTGCACGTCACTTTTGAGTAAAGACCGTCTGGCGTTTGTGCTGCAATATGCCATAGCCTACGTCAATGAAAGCCGAGGTATGGAAAAGCACATCATGCGCTATCCTCAGCTTTTTGCGACCAAAGCTATTGAAAAAAAACTTGATGAGGGCATTAAAAAAGGGATCATTTGGCATACCCAGGGGAGTGGCAAAACGGCACTCACTTACTACAATGTCAAACATTTGACCGATTATTTTCAAAAGCGTTCCATCATCCCGAAATTTTATTTCATTGTAGACAGACTTGACTTGTTGACTCAAGCACATAGAGAATTTGCAAGCCGTGGGCTTATTGTCCATACCATTAGTTCAAAAGAAGATTTTGCCAAAGATATTAAATCGACGAGTGCTATTCATAACCAAAGTGGTCGAGCAGAGATTACGGTGGTAAACATCCAAAAGTTCGAGGATGATCCAAATGTCATAACCAGTAAAGATTACGATGTCTCTATGCAACGTATCTATTTTCTGGATGAGGTCCACCGAAGCTACAACCCAAAAGGGAGTTTCTTAGCCAACTTGAATGACTCTGATCCAGATGCCATTAAAATAGGTCTAACGGGTACGCCGCTGCTGGGCAATGACTACAACTCCAAGACACTTTTTGGAAAGTATATTCACAAGTACTATTACAACGCCTCTATTGCAGATGGTTATACACTGCGCTTAATCCGCGAAGAGATTGCAACCGATTACAAGTTAAAGCTGAAACAAGCACTTGAGGATATTGAAGTACTCAAAGGCGATATCAATAAGAGGGATCTCTTTGCACATACACGTTTCGTAGAACCTATGCTTGAGTATATTGTGAATGACTTTGAAAAGAGTCGTATGATGTTTGATGATCCAACCATCGGTGGTATGGTTGTTTGTGAAAGCTCAGAACAAGCCAAAAAGATGTTTGAGCTCTTTGAAGAAAAATATTCGGAAGCGCAATACAATGTGGCTAACAATGAAGAATATGGTGTGGACTTGGCTGCTGAAGGGTTTGAGTGGGATACAAATATGAGTCTTCAGAGAAGAAGTGTCAAATCAGCGGCGCTCATTTTGCACGATATCGGCACTAAACAAGAAAGGAAAGAAAAAGTAGAAGCTTTCAAAGAGGGTAAAATCGATTTTCTCTTTGTCTACAATATGCTCTTGACCGGCTTTGATGCAAAACGGTTGAAAAAACTCTATCTCGGGCGCGTCATCCGCCAGCATAATTTGCTTCAGGCTCTAACCAGGGTCAACCGGACTTACAAAGATTTCAAATACGGGTATGTGGTTGATTTTGCAGATATCAGCAAAGAGTTCGATGCCACCAATAAAGCTTATTTTGAAGAGTTGCAGTCGGAGCTTGGCGATGAAATGGAACACTATTCTAATCTCTTCAAATCAAAAGAGGAGATCGAAGAGGAAATTGAAGATATTAAAGATGTCCTCTTCCATTTTGAGACTGCCAATGCCGAGCTTTTTTCTCAACAAATCAATCAGATTGACGACATCAAACAGATGCAGGAGATCGTCAAAAGCTTAGGCAATGCTAAGGATTTATATAATCTCATCCGCCTTTTTGGACACACTGAACTTTTGGAAAAGATCGATTTCCATAAGCTCAATCTGCTTTACCGTGAAGCCAAAAATCATCTGGAGCTATTGCACCTGAAAAAACGGGTTGAAGAGGGTACAGATACAAGCAATCTTCTAAACGAGGCGTTGGAAGATGTCATTTTCATATTCAAGAAAGTTTCGGAAGAAGAACTGGTGCTCGCTGACAAGCTGAAAAATACGTTGCGACAAACCAGAGAGGCACTCGCAAGTAATTTTGACCAGAAAGATCCGGAATTCATTTCGCTAAAAGAAGAGTTGGAACGTCTCTTTAAACAGAAAAAACTTAGTGAAGTCAGTCAGGACGAGATGAATGAGAACATCCACAGCCTGCAAAAGATTCACGAGAAAATTAAAGAGTTGAACCGGCAAAACGACTTGTTGAATGCCAAATATCAAAATGATAAAAAATATACGCGCATGCACAAGCGCCTTTTGGAACGTGGCGATATTACGCCAAAAGAGCGATTGATCTTTGAAGCGCTGCAAGGCGTGAAATCCCAAGCAGATGAAAAAGTATTGCGTAACCATAGCATTCTGGATAATGAGAGCTATTTCAGTAAAACGATATTGCCGATTGTCATCGAACAGTTCAAGGCGAACAAGATAGAAATAAAACCTGATACAGCTAAATACATCAATACTTTAGCCATCAATGAATATTTGAATGAATATAACGGAGTAGTTAATTGGTAA
- a CDS encoding OmpA family protein — protein MKLIPVAAMAAMMLLSSGCVMKSTHEATLQELNQTRTQLGSAQQTIKEQRDEIERNQAQIAKDREEIAKGKSQIEFNNVELSEMEMRKLQLQQDLEAARKELGASREQLETMKQIEAETQKRNEIYAQFVKELQKMIDGGQLTVSIEKGRIVINLPDEVLFASGSATVNKAGQEALAQIAKALAAFPDRRFQVEGHTDNVPIKSARFPSNWELSTARALSVVHLMVDEGVSADNVSAAGFGEFHPRATNETPEGRALNRRIEIIMLPNLEILSNELPKLAE, from the coding sequence ATGAAACTGATTCCGGTGGCCGCGATGGCGGCAATGATGTTGCTCAGTTCCGGCTGTGTTATGAAGAGTACGCACGAAGCGACGCTGCAGGAGCTGAACCAGACCCGCACGCAGCTCGGTTCCGCGCAGCAGACCATCAAGGAGCAGCGCGACGAGATTGAGCGCAACCAGGCGCAGATCGCCAAGGACCGCGAGGAGATCGCCAAGGGCAAGTCGCAGATCGAGTTCAACAACGTCGAGCTGAGCGAGATGGAGATGCGCAAGCTGCAGCTCCAGCAGGACCTCGAGGCGGCCCGCAAAGAGCTGGGGGCGTCCCGCGAACAGCTTGAGACCATGAAGCAGATCGAGGCCGAGACGCAGAAGCGCAACGAGATCTACGCGCAGTTCGTCAAAGAGCTGCAGAAGATGATCGACGGCGGGCAGCTGACCGTCTCCATCGAGAAGGGGCGCATCGTCATCAACCTCCCCGATGAAGTCCTCTTCGCCAGCGGCAGCGCGACGGTGAACAAGGCGGGCCAGGAGGCGCTGGCGCAGATCGCCAAGGCCCTCGCCGCCTTCCCCGACCGCCGCTTCCAGGTCGAGGGGCACACGGACAACGTGCCCATCAAGAGCGCGCGCTTCCCGAGCAACTGGGAGCTCTCCACCGCGCGCGCCCTTAGCGTCGTGCACCTCATGGTCGACGAGGGCGTCTCCGCCGACAACGTCTCCGCCGCCGGCTTCGGCGAGTTCCACCCGCGCGCGACGAACGAGACGCCGGAGGGGCGCGCCCTCAACCGCCGCATCGAGATCATCATGTTGCCGAACCTGGAGATCCTCTCCAACGAGCTTCCGAAGCTCGCAGAGTAA
- a CDS encoding YwbE family protein, whose amino-acid sequence MPDPRQRKNIRFGLSVAIVLKQDQDTGRLTDGVVRDILTKSATHPHGIKVRLMSGEVGRVKEIY is encoded by the coding sequence ATGCCGGACCCCAGACAGCGAAAGAACATACGCTTCGGATTGAGCGTCGCCATCGTTTTGAAGCAGGACCAGGACACCGGTCGACTTACTGACGGCGTCGTCCGTGACATCCTCACCAAAAGCGCCACGCACCCGCACGGCATCAAAGTGCGTCTCATGAGCGGTGAAGTAGGGCGGGTGAAGGAGATCTACTAG
- a CDS encoding type II toxin-antitoxin system RelE/ParE family toxin has translation MAQNRFMSGFSLEEKTKTVILRNLDFLEQLGTGIREPYVKHLEEKLYEVRAKDHNGIYRIIYFAHTGRRFVLLHGFVKKTQKTPRKEIDIAKQRMKEMKT, from the coding sequence ATGGCTCAAAACCGGTTTATGAGTGGATTCTCTCTGGAAGAAAAGACCAAAACAGTTATATTGAGAAATTTGGATTTCTTGGAGCAGTTAGGTACAGGTATCCGAGAGCCATATGTAAAACATCTGGAAGAGAAACTGTACGAAGTCAGGGCGAAAGATCATAACGGTATCTACCGGATTATCTATTTTGCACACACCGGTAGACGATTTGTCTTACTACATGGTTTTGTGAAAAAGACGCAGAAGACACCCAGAAAAGAGATTGATATTGCCAAACAGCGCATGAAGGAGATGAAAACATGA
- the arfB gene encoding alternative ribosome rescue aminoacyl-tRNA hydrolase ArfB, with translation MLTISNNVSLDEDEIEIESIRAQGSGGQKVNKTSAAIHLRFDIAASSLPEFYKERLLALKDSRITKEGIIVIKSQQHRSREQNKEEALERLVELIKSVNVSKKKRIATKPTKGSVKKRLQSKKKQGEKKKLRGKVAD, from the coding sequence ATGCTCACTATCTCCAACAACGTGAGCCTGGACGAGGATGAGATCGAGATCGAGTCCATCCGGGCCCAGGGCTCCGGCGGGCAGAAGGTCAACAAGACCTCCGCGGCCATCCACCTGCGCTTTGACATCGCTGCCTCCTCGCTGCCCGAGTTTTACAAAGAGCGCCTGCTGGCCCTCAAGGACAGCCGTATAACGAAGGAGGGGATCATCGTCATCAAGTCCCAGCAGCACCGCAGCCGCGAACAGAACAAAGAGGAGGCACTGGAGCGGCTTGTCGAGCTGATCAAAAGCGTCAACGTCTCCAAAAAGAAGCGAATTGCAACGAAACCGACGAAGGGTTCTGTCAAAAAAAGGTTGCAGTCGAAAAAGAAACAGGGAGAAAAGAAAAAGCTGCGCGGCAAAGTCGCAGACTGA